A genomic segment from Nicotiana sylvestris chromosome 1, ASM39365v2, whole genome shotgun sequence encodes:
- the LOC138870429 gene encoding uncharacterized protein: protein MSAPPGNWEGQSTARPPLFNGQYYSWWKNRMRDHIIGEDYELWDIVTDGPLATTKKNAEVVEVSKTRADCTAKDLKKWEKNANAKKWLVCGLGPDEYNRIQSCTIAKEIWDTLQEGETIQEMHTRLTTLTNELKSLGRIFLEEDKVEKILRRVLLIAWESKITAIQESKNIATLKLSELLLDFIDESEVINIEKEHLSRECVILKAKCKNLEFKVQVKESSQIWYIDSGCSKHMTGSKNQFLSLEDLKGGDVSFGNGKKGEIIGVGKEKGVNNIYIVDLSTLSENELTYLSVLDNDPLLWYKRLCHASLNQLNILVSKDLVIGLPNIKFKEDKVCEACARGKQVPPIRLTPRKDPHGVSAKF from the exons atgagtgcaccacctggaaactgggaagggcaatccactgctagacctccactctttaatggccagtactattcctggtggaagaacaggatgagagaccacatcataggagaagactatgaactttgGGATATAGttactgatggtcccctggctactacaaagaagaatgctgaagtaGTGGAAGTgtcaaagacaagagctgactgtactgctaaagatttgaagaaatgggaaaagaatgcgaatgccaagaaatggcttgtgtgtggacttggtccagacgagtacaacaggattcaaagttgtaccattgctaaggagatatgggacactCTACAA gaaggagaaaccatccaagagatgcaTACAAGgctcacaacactaacaaatgaacttaagtctcttggaagaatTTTCCTTGaggaagacaaggttgagaaaatcttgagaAGGGTCTTGCTAATagcttgggaaagcaaaatcacggctattcaggaatcaaagaacattgctactctcaa gctgTCTGAATtattgctagacttcattgatgagtctgaggtCATAAACATTGAGAAGGAACatctgtctagggaatgtgtgatcttaaaagccaagtgcaaaaatctggaatTCAAG gtccaagtgaaggaaagtagccaaatatggtacatagatagtggctgctcaaagcatatgactggaagtaagaaccaattcctttcacttgaggacctaaaaGGAGGtgatgtctcctttggaaatgggaagaaaggtgagatcattggggttggaaag GAAAAaggagttaacaatatttacattgtagatttgtccactctttcagaaaatgaactcacttacttgagtgtgttggacaatgatcctcTCCTGTGGTACAAAAGACTTTGTCATGCAAGTCTAAATCAACTCAACatattagtctccaaggacctggtgatagggttacctaacatcaagttcaaggaagacaaagtttgtgaggcctgtgcaagggggaagcag gttcctcctatcaggctaacacctaggaaggatcctcatggaGTCTCcgccaaattttga